In one Populus nigra chromosome 12, ddPopNigr1.1, whole genome shotgun sequence genomic region, the following are encoded:
- the LOC133670023 gene encoding protein NETWORKED 4B → MASSMVPSKNFKRSQSRKSHSWWWDSHISPKNSKWLIDNLEEMDQNVKRMLKLIEDDGDSFVKKAEMYYQKRPELISHVEEFYRMYRSLAERYDHVTGELRRSIPSDLQSQGSGISDIVSEPPSPAREQKLNRHKSGPRAAGFEVFLGSGGSSDHHQKEGDESSTLTDSESESDDSSVNNYSSLSGNSGDQGLSRKIIDLEIELRETKEKLRAQQDESVDGSFRGVRNEDFDDILARIAGYERDLTNANQRIQVSEEEVARLNIELKKYRSSEVTEGLQSEFASSTESKAMTREAELEPEINQASHLQERIDGSESDTFDSNAKIQSLMEELRIANERLEVSEKEITTLKGQLEGDGPSDKINNLQDELALAHKEINTLKKKLNAEKREVSKLQERISRLKSSLSDRDHEVRDLKIAVSDAEQKIFPEKAQIKAEMSKLIEERTCLEEQLKEQESRGRSLEDDIRMFQAEKAEMEQRLDCEIQQLKEDIAERDNHIEKMDKGLDVLKSERDKLNVKVIALKAEVTSRDERIDQMDRHLQQLHMEHVKLVSGAEEARKLMDVLRSKVKDLEEEVERQRFVILEGAEEKREAIRQLCLALEHYRNDYHTLRQAFVGHKRVPVLAT, encoded by the exons ATGGCTTCTTCTATG GTTCcgtctaagaattttaagagatcgCAATCAAGAAAATCGCATTCGTGGTGGTGGGATAGTCATATCAGTCCGAAAAATTCCAAGTGGCTTATTGATAATCTTGAGG AGATGGACCAGAATGTTAAGCGGATGCTGAAGCTAATTGAAGATGATGGAGATTCATTTGTTAAAAAGGCTGAGATGTATTATCAGAAGAGACCAGAACTAATTTCTCATGTAGAGGAGTTCTACCGCATGTATCGATCTCTGGCTGAACGTTATGATCACGTGACAGGAGAATTAAGGAGGAGTATTCCATCAGATCTTCAATCCCAGGGCTCCGGAATTTCTGATATTGTCTCTGAACCACCTTCTCCTGCGCGTGAACAAAAACTAAACCGTCATAAATCTGGCCCTCGAGCTGCTGGGTTTGAAGTCTTTCTGGGTTCTGGTGGTAGTAGCGATCATCACCAGAAAGAAGGAGATGAATCATCCACTTTGACAGATTCAGAATCAGAATCTGATGATTCTTCAGTCAACAATTACTCAAGTCTATCAGGGAATAGTGGTGACCAAGGACTGTCCAGGAAGATAATTGATTTAGAAATTGAGCTCCGTGAAACAAAAGAGAAGCTGCGGGCGCAGCAAGATGAGAGTGTTGATGGCTCATTTAGGGGAGTGAGAAATGAGGATTTTGATGATATTCTTGCTAGAATTGCAGGGTATGAGCGAGATCTGACAAATGCAAATCAGAGAATACAGGTGTCAGAAGAAGAGGTTGCTAGATTGAACATTGAGCTTAAAAAATATAGGTCATCTGAGGTCACTGAAGGTTTGCAGTCTGAGTTTGCATCGTCCACTGAGAGCAAGGCGATGACAAGGGAGGCTGAGCTGGAACCTGAGATAAATCAAGCTTCACATCTTCAAGAAAGGATTGATGGGTCAGAATCTGATACTTTTGACTCCAATGCTAAGATTCAGTCGCTAATGGAAGAACTTAGGATTGCTAATGAGAGACTTGAGGTTTCAGAGAAAGAAATTACTACTTTGAAAGGGCAACTTGAGGGTGATGGACCCTctgataaaatcaataatttgcAGGATGAGCTTGCATTGGCTCACAAGGAGATAAATACGTTGAAAAAAAAGCTCAACGCGGAAAAAAGGGAGGTCTCCAAGCTGCAAGAAAGAATTTCCAGGTTGAAAAGTAGTCTCTCAGACCGGGATCATGAGGTGAGAGATCTTAAAATAGCAGTCTCTGATGCTGAGCAGAAGATTTTTCCAGAAAAAGCACAGATTAAGGCTGAAATGTCTAAACTGATAGAGGAGAGGACATGCTTGGAGGAGCAGCTGAAAGAGCAAGAATCACGTGGCCGTTCTTTAGAGGATGACATTAGGATGTTCCAGGCTGAAAAAGCAGAAATGGAGCAAAGACTTGATTGTGAGATTCAGCAGTTAAAGGAAGACATTGCTGAGAGAGACAATCACATAGAAAAAATGGATAAAGGCCTTGATGTTTTAAAATCTGAGAGAGATAAGCTTAATGTTAAAGTTATTGCTCTTAAAGCAGAGGTAACTTCAAGAGATGAACGGATTGATCAAATGGATAGGCATTTGCAACAGTTACACATGGAGCATGTGAAGCTGGTTTCCGGTGCTGAAGAGGCACGAAAACTAATGGATGTGTtaagatcaaaagttaaggatCTGGAGGAAGAAGTTGAGAGGCAAAGATTTGTAATCCTGGAAGGGGCAGAAGAGAAACGGGAGGCTATAAGGCAACTGTGTCTCGCACTTGAACATTACAGGAATGATTATCATACGCTAAGACAAGCTTTTGTCGGGCATAAGAGAGTTCCAGTCTTGGCAACATAA